Proteins from a genomic interval of Candidatus Baltobacteraceae bacterium:
- a CDS encoding ABC transporter permease — protein MIAAVNVGAFFRRDLRIAMAYPMNFVMQWVGVAVAVFGAYFISKLVPNSALFGAGGRHGTYFEYAVVNLAFFSMMQVAMQSVDRAIRNDQMVGTIEATLAATPNVATFVLASMLWPLTLTVIQGAGYLVLASLLFGGSPFAHVNVGSTLLCFLLIVSSTVPLGILSAAATLRFKQVSPSDFFVGGGMSLLSGVLFPVALLPGPLQIVSWLLPITHGLRAVREALAGAAFPIIAGDVVWLSVASVVLFPLSLLLFSRALRAERMAGTLAQY, from the coding sequence GTGATCGCCGCCGTCAACGTGGGCGCCTTCTTTCGCCGCGACCTACGGATCGCGATGGCCTACCCGATGAACTTCGTCATGCAATGGGTGGGCGTAGCCGTCGCCGTCTTCGGCGCCTACTTCATCTCGAAGCTCGTGCCGAACTCCGCGCTCTTCGGTGCCGGCGGGCGCCACGGCACCTATTTTGAGTACGCGGTGGTGAATCTCGCGTTCTTCTCGATGATGCAGGTGGCGATGCAGAGCGTCGATCGCGCGATCCGCAACGATCAGATGGTCGGTACGATCGAAGCGACTCTGGCGGCGACACCCAATGTCGCTACCTTCGTCCTCGCGAGCATGCTGTGGCCGTTGACGCTTACGGTCATCCAGGGCGCCGGGTATCTCGTGCTGGCATCGCTCCTGTTCGGCGGCTCACCGTTCGCGCACGTCAACGTCGGCTCGACGCTGCTCTGCTTTCTGCTCATCGTAAGCTCGACGGTGCCGCTGGGCATCTTGAGCGCTGCGGCGACGCTGCGATTCAAACAGGTCTCGCCGTCGGATTTCTTCGTCGGAGGCGGCATGTCGCTGCTCAGCGGCGTGCTCTTTCCGGTCGCGTTGTTGCCGGGGCCGCTGCAGATCGTGTCGTGGCTGCTGCCGATCACGCACGGGCTGCGCGCCGTGCGGGAAGCGCTGGCGGGTGCGGCGTTTCCGATTATCGCCGGCGACGTCGTGTGGCTGAGCGTTGCATCGGTCGTCCTCTTCCCGCTCTCACTGCTGCTCTTTTCGAGAGCCCTGCGCGCCGAACGAATGGCCGGCACGCTCGCGCAATACTAG
- a CDS encoding HPr-rel-A system PqqD family peptide chaperone: MIDYPKLAAEVELRECAQDVVVYDKRGAKIHVVNATAGAILGWCSGSASAPEIAGKLAQTYGIELERAERDVRAILATLEASGVITQSA; encoded by the coding sequence ATGATTGACTATCCTAAATTGGCCGCGGAAGTGGAACTGCGCGAGTGCGCCCAGGACGTGGTCGTGTACGACAAACGCGGCGCCAAGATTCACGTCGTCAACGCCACGGCCGGGGCCATCTTAGGCTGGTGCAGCGGAAGCGCGAGTGCGCCGGAGATCGCCGGGAAACTCGCGCAGACCTACGGGATCGAACTGGAACGGGCGGAGCGCGACGTGCGTGCGATTCTCGCGACGCTCGAAGCTTCGGGCGTCATTACGCAGAGCGCGTAG
- a CDS encoding nucleotidyltransferase family protein, protein MTETERAVRAVLAVCGRAVVRMGGESMLPTLRAPMTLELERLDGEPRCSDVIVFSDARALVAHRVVGKTKLHLLTCGDAQPHHIERVARADVIGRVRGILNERGERAIDLRNGVAALRARAIVWTRLLRAPAARARRAKAATGSRAARAALLHEFASAAVRGHDGLARDLLAAHRDEIFEHAQVHRCFAFASAYGDPAAADRWQPVAARHRAALAVQATRLRATTLDVRDRLHAAGIAVAALKGAARAASPDATALHPSSDVDLLVPRALARAAVDTLCAAGYRPTGNRSGYERHHHEVPLRSPDGVIVELHTSLVSGGVRQANTDWRSLHDRFLFVRGERGAIRVLDDTASVYHLLLHSLDDFHLRDAIVAAQLLAAKPAIAGSVLEWIRASGPSTRLAGLLSIACDLAGIGLPIRPLARAFARWTLHKSSLPAAMRRYSRGAEAALIALSGEWSAAAAVLCSGVRDTPTLRRSLPRKIAHVAAQLAIAPLVAGYALCVMTPEASSVARIARTSRSARSSSIP, encoded by the coding sequence GTGACCGAGACCGAACGGGCGGTTCGCGCCGTGCTGGCGGTCTGTGGACGAGCCGTCGTCCGAATGGGCGGCGAGAGCATGCTTCCAACGCTGCGCGCACCGATGACGCTGGAACTCGAGCGCCTCGACGGCGAGCCGCGCTGCAGCGACGTGATCGTTTTCTCCGACGCACGGGCGCTCGTGGCGCATCGCGTCGTCGGCAAAACCAAGCTGCACCTGCTCACCTGCGGGGACGCGCAACCGCACCACATCGAGCGGGTGGCGCGCGCCGACGTTATCGGGCGCGTCCGCGGGATCCTCAACGAACGCGGCGAGCGCGCGATCGATTTACGAAACGGCGTCGCCGCGCTTCGCGCGCGCGCGATCGTCTGGACGCGATTGCTGCGCGCCCCGGCCGCCCGGGCGCGGCGCGCCAAAGCCGCAACGGGCTCGCGAGCCGCGCGCGCGGCCTTGCTCCACGAGTTTGCGTCGGCGGCCGTGCGCGGGCACGACGGGCTCGCCCGCGATCTGCTCGCCGCGCACCGCGACGAGATCTTCGAGCACGCGCAAGTGCATCGGTGCTTTGCCTTCGCGTCCGCCTACGGCGATCCGGCGGCGGCCGATCGCTGGCAACCCGTCGCAGCACGCCACCGCGCCGCACTGGCGGTGCAGGCAACGCGGCTACGTGCGACGACTCTCGACGTGCGGGATCGCCTGCACGCCGCCGGTATTGCGGTTGCAGCTTTGAAGGGCGCCGCCCGTGCGGCGTCGCCGGATGCGACCGCCCTCCATCCGTCGAGCGACGTCGATCTGCTCGTGCCGCGCGCGCTGGCGCGAGCGGCGGTCGATACGCTTTGCGCGGCGGGCTATCGGCCGACGGGCAATCGATCCGGTTACGAACGCCACCACCACGAAGTTCCTCTGCGTTCGCCCGACGGCGTCATCGTCGAGCTGCACACGTCGCTCGTCTCCGGAGGGGTTCGCCAGGCGAACACGGACTGGCGAAGTCTGCACGATCGCTTTCTCTTCGTGCGCGGCGAACGCGGCGCAATCCGCGTTCTCGACGATACCGCAAGCGTCTATCATCTTCTGCTCCATTCGCTCGACGACTTTCACCTGCGCGATGCGATCGTCGCCGCGCAGTTGCTGGCGGCCAAACCGGCGATCGCGGGGAGCGTCCTCGAGTGGATCCGCGCCAGCGGTCCGTCGACGCGCCTTGCCGGCCTGCTATCGATCGCCTGCGATCTAGCCGGCATCGGCCTACCGATCCGGCCGCTCGCGCGCGCCTTCGCGCGATGGACGCTGCACAAATCCTCGTTGCCGGCGGCGATGCGGCGATACAGCCGCGGTGCGGAAGCTGCGCTTATCGCGCTTTCGGGTGAATGGTCCGCCGCGGCGGCGGTACTCTGTTCGGGCGTACGCGATACGCCGACGCTGCGTCGCTCGCTGCCGCGCAAGATCGCGCACGTCGCGGCGCAACTCGCGATCGCTCCGCTGGTAGCGGGCTACGCGCTCTGCGTAATGACGCCCGAAGCTTCGAGCGTCGCGAGAATCGCACGCACGTCGCGCTCCGCCCGTTCCAGTTCGATCCCGTAG
- a CDS encoding sugar transferase, whose product MSLSPAFVQSAPIVEPAASAGPDRTLVRTVRGVRAREGIALAIEDALLLAIAVFAVAGWWFGRSDALLTIHAGIAAAGVFAALWLALFAVLGLYRQGIAICARDELYGAGAALAIGMIPQFAVFTYWSPFPHARSMLLAASLAGALSIAAVRWMQWQIGARARARSRRVALIGSAESIERVEALLGHDAPTEIERIVTSPHREASFAPYERARAAGCTSVVATSALSVEALSCAMRFAHQAGLDFALASLPVGAGGLRFRVVKDGRALLLVPQRLFVCSPAGEMLKRTVDIVLALVGLVAFAPAMAVCAVAIAIESGFPVVYAQSRVGRHGRTFEMYKFRTMIDRAERATGAVFAEKNDGRLTRAGRWIRKFSLDELLQIFNILAGDMSIVGPRPERPEFASVFRARFERYDDRQLVRPGLTALSHVNMPRLVDFSRIGERLDYDLFYIENWSPFLDATIVVRTAFEFLFHRTV is encoded by the coding sequence ATGAGCCTCTCGCCTGCGTTCGTTCAATCGGCGCCGATCGTCGAGCCGGCGGCGAGCGCCGGCCCGGATCGCACGCTCGTACGCACGGTCCGCGGCGTCCGCGCTCGAGAAGGCATCGCCCTGGCGATCGAAGACGCGCTGCTGCTCGCAATCGCCGTCTTTGCCGTGGCGGGATGGTGGTTCGGACGCAGCGACGCGCTCTTGACGATTCACGCCGGCATTGCGGCGGCGGGCGTTTTCGCCGCATTGTGGCTCGCGCTCTTCGCGGTGCTGGGACTCTACCGCCAAGGCATTGCGATCTGCGCGCGCGACGAGCTGTATGGCGCGGGCGCGGCCCTCGCGATCGGCATGATCCCGCAGTTTGCCGTGTTTACCTATTGGAGTCCGTTTCCGCACGCGCGCTCGATGCTGCTCGCGGCATCGCTCGCCGGCGCCCTTTCCATCGCGGCAGTGCGGTGGATGCAATGGCAGATCGGTGCGCGCGCTCGCGCGCGCTCGCGCCGCGTCGCGCTGATCGGCAGCGCGGAGTCGATCGAGCGGGTCGAAGCCCTGTTGGGGCATGACGCACCGACGGAGATCGAGCGCATCGTAACGTCGCCTCACCGTGAAGCGTCGTTCGCGCCGTACGAGCGCGCGCGAGCTGCCGGATGTACGTCGGTCGTGGCTACGAGCGCGCTCTCGGTGGAGGCGCTTTCGTGCGCGATGCGGTTCGCGCACCAGGCCGGACTCGACTTCGCGCTCGCTAGCCTCCCCGTTGGTGCCGGCGGACTACGCTTTCGCGTGGTGAAAGACGGACGCGCGCTCCTGCTCGTTCCTCAACGTCTCTTTGTGTGTTCGCCGGCCGGCGAGATGCTCAAACGGACGGTCGACATCGTGCTCGCGCTCGTCGGATTGGTAGCGTTCGCGCCGGCGATGGCGGTCTGCGCCGTAGCGATCGCCATCGAATCGGGGTTTCCGGTCGTGTACGCTCAGAGCCGCGTCGGCCGTCACGGCCGCACCTTTGAGATGTACAAATTTCGAACCATGATCGATCGTGCGGAGCGCGCGACGGGCGCGGTCTTTGCCGAGAAAAACGACGGCCGGCTCACGCGCGCGGGGCGCTGGATTCGAAAGTTCAGCCTCGACGAACTGCTGCAGATTTTCAATATTCTCGCCGGCGACATGTCGATCGTGGGCCCGCGCCCCGAGCGCCCGGAATTCGCGAGCGTGTTTCGCGCGCGTTTCGAGCGCTACGACGACCGGCAGCTCGTGCGGCCGGGGCTGACGGCCCTCTCGCACGTGAACATGCCGCGGCTGGTCGACTTCTCACGCATCGGCGAACGGCTCGACTACGACCTCTTTTATATCGAGAATTGGAGCCCGTTCCTGGACGCCACGATCGTCGTACGCACGGCCTTCGAGTTTCTCTTCCATCGAACGGTCTGA
- a CDS encoding glycosyltransferase produces MRLAIVPVSFPLGNNEPYLAGEGSSLAKLCESVMLVPVRPHSASRTMHSGMHVIAEPLLSRCVWLAAARGFGLNPRAALRSAYQAVVASGSFAHGCKNLLVLPKAFATAAWLREHRIDHVHAYWLSTPATVAYVAASIAGIEWSSSAHRWDVYEANMRARKIGSARFIRTISDRGSRDLGAGRSHPNVHCVPLGVPMAVYRPPGILERATLRLLCPAALVAVKGHETLIEALRIARERGIPVECTFAGDGPLRAKLERRVRRAGLSAAIVFAGYVPQARLHAALLGGAFDGVVLASRDDGPRAMEGVPSALIEAMAIGIPAIATTSGSVPELLDARTGYLAPPGDAAALATAFARIWRYPHEARARRERAAIVVRAKHNADRQGRALSALIYDCTGSEEYSA; encoded by the coding sequence GTGCGACTAGCGATCGTTCCGGTCTCGTTTCCGCTCGGCAACAACGAGCCGTACCTTGCGGGCGAAGGATCCTCGCTCGCCAAACTCTGCGAGTCGGTGATGCTCGTTCCGGTACGCCCGCACTCGGCGTCGCGCACGATGCACTCGGGAATGCACGTCATCGCCGAGCCGCTGCTATCGCGATGCGTGTGGCTGGCGGCGGCTCGCGGATTCGGATTGAACCCGCGGGCGGCGCTGCGCTCGGCGTACCAGGCGGTCGTCGCATCCGGCAGCTTCGCGCACGGTTGTAAGAACCTGCTCGTTTTGCCCAAGGCCTTCGCCACTGCGGCGTGGCTGCGCGAGCATCGCATCGATCACGTTCATGCCTACTGGCTCTCGACGCCGGCAACCGTCGCATACGTGGCGGCGAGTATCGCGGGAATCGAATGGAGCTCGAGCGCGCATCGCTGGGACGTGTACGAGGCGAACATGCGCGCGCGCAAGATCGGGTCCGCCCGTTTCATTCGGACGATCTCGGATCGCGGCAGCCGCGATCTGGGCGCGGGACGATCCCATCCCAACGTGCACTGCGTTCCGCTCGGCGTGCCGATGGCCGTCTATCGGCCGCCGGGTATTTTAGAACGCGCGACGCTGCGTTTGCTGTGTCCGGCGGCGCTCGTCGCGGTCAAGGGCCACGAAACCTTAATAGAAGCGCTGCGAATCGCGCGCGAGCGCGGGATTCCCGTCGAGTGCACCTTCGCCGGCGACGGTCCGCTGCGCGCGAAACTCGAACGGCGCGTGCGGCGAGCCGGGTTGAGCGCCGCGATCGTTTTCGCCGGGTACGTTCCGCAAGCACGATTGCATGCCGCGCTGCTCGGCGGCGCGTTCGACGGCGTCGTCTTGGCCAGTCGCGACGACGGACCGCGCGCGATGGAAGGCGTACCGTCGGCGCTGATCGAGGCGATGGCGATCGGCATTCCCGCGATCGCTACGACGTCGGGCAGCGTTCCCGAATTGCTCGATGCACGAACGGGGTATCTCGCGCCGCCCGGAGATGCCGCCGCGCTCGCGACGGCGTTCGCGCGCATCTGGCGGTATCCGCATGAAGCGCGAGCGCGGCGCGAGCGCGCCGCGATCGTCGTGCGCGCCAAACACAACGCCGACCGGCAGGGGCGCGCGCTTTCCGCACTGATCTACGACTGCACGGGCAGCGAGGAGTATTCGGCATGA
- a CDS encoding nucleotide sugar dehydrogenase — MNVTVIGLGYIGLPTAAMLACAGHTVRGFDVDERLITDLRLGLVSTQEAPVRDLVTQAIRRGTFRAGTSVEPSDVFIICVPTPALHGRPDLRCVIDALRRVVAVVRPGDAIVLESTVPPGTTERLVTEELRAAGIIPDAVRVAHCPERVIPGAIVEELRGNARVIGGRRPSDAAFVAGLYASFCRGEILQTDCMTAELTKCVENTYRDVNIAFANELAMLAEDLGVDVYETIALANRHPRVDILMPGPGVGGHCIPVDPHFLTDANPFVTELIQSARRVNERMPHRIVSRICARLPHATAGSKIAVLGAAYKADVDDARESPTERIVELLEQRGFTASIYDPLVRSFRFPLTATLEEALRGADAVVLATGHAVFRAIEPHRAAKLMRGTLLFDARNALDAELWEAAGFEVAVLGRPSRDRVARAMTA, encoded by the coding sequence ATGAACGTCACCGTCATCGGCCTGGGATATATCGGCCTGCCCACTGCCGCAATGTTGGCTTGCGCGGGTCATACGGTGCGCGGTTTCGACGTCGACGAACGGCTGATCACCGATTTACGTCTCGGACTGGTCTCCACGCAGGAGGCGCCCGTGCGCGATCTCGTCACGCAGGCGATACGGCGCGGAACGTTTCGCGCCGGCACGTCGGTCGAGCCATCGGATGTATTTATCATCTGCGTTCCGACACCGGCGCTGCACGGACGCCCGGATTTACGGTGCGTGATCGATGCATTACGGCGCGTCGTCGCGGTCGTTCGTCCCGGCGATGCGATCGTGCTCGAATCCACCGTGCCGCCGGGTACGACCGAACGCCTCGTGACCGAGGAGCTCCGGGCTGCCGGGATCATTCCCGACGCCGTGCGCGTGGCGCATTGTCCCGAGCGCGTGATTCCTGGAGCGATCGTGGAGGAACTGCGCGGGAACGCGCGCGTGATCGGCGGGCGGCGGCCGAGCGACGCCGCGTTCGTCGCGGGACTGTATGCGTCGTTTTGTCGAGGCGAGATCCTCCAGACGGATTGCATGACGGCCGAATTGACCAAATGCGTCGAGAATACGTATCGCGACGTGAACATCGCGTTCGCGAACGAACTCGCGATGCTCGCGGAGGACCTGGGCGTCGACGTCTACGAAACGATCGCGCTTGCAAACCGCCATCCGCGCGTCGATATCCTGATGCCGGGTCCGGGAGTGGGCGGCCACTGCATTCCGGTCGATCCGCATTTCCTTACGGATGCGAACCCGTTCGTCACGGAGTTAATTCAATCGGCGCGCCGGGTCAACGAGCGGATGCCGCATCGCATCGTGAGCCGCATCTGCGCGCGTCTGCCGCACGCGACCGCCGGGAGCAAGATCGCCGTCCTCGGTGCGGCCTACAAAGCCGACGTCGACGACGCCCGCGAGAGCCCCACCGAACGAATCGTGGAACTCTTAGAGCAGCGCGGGTTTACCGCGTCGATCTACGATCCGCTCGTTCGTTCGTTCCGCTTTCCGCTGACGGCAACGTTGGAAGAAGCGCTCCGCGGCGCGGATGCCGTGGTACTGGCCACCGGTCACGCGGTGTTTCGCGCGATCGAGCCGCACCGCGCGGCGAAACTGATGCGCGGAACGCTGCTCTTCGATGCACGCAACGCCTTGGATGCCGAACTCTGGGAGGCGGCCGGTTTCGAAGTCGCCGTCCTCGGCCGCCCGTCGCGCGATCGGGTGGCGCGCGCGATGACGGCATGA
- a CDS encoding D-glucuronyl C5-epimerase family protein, giving the protein MNLTLERAVPPNRVRQLALSFPLSWRHRRPFQPPAQGSGLGAYYIRWWAGTGTFGEDWETKPRDCDGVLLTPGGDCYHPIGIAQYALHAHDRARAEGGEAIVRSFLAQARWLRDNQQRRGGVCGCYPFAFPWHKYGAAAGWISAMAQGEAISALLRAEAMQPGIGFIEAAVRAVEPFRRSISEGGVVWRDRDGTFLEEVAVSSGAHILNGCIFALWGLYDLQRVAPQAWIGTLFDEVRETLERWLPQYDLGWWSTYSLFRTRDGRPHLATLKYHAFHVSQLRVLASMTGSKTFLETADRWEGYIDRTSCRLRVLSLMARNIAGRALLRDDGVAGGSGRARA; this is encoded by the coding sequence ATGAATCTCACGCTCGAGCGCGCCGTGCCGCCCAATCGCGTGCGGCAATTGGCGCTCAGCTTCCCGCTTTCGTGGAGGCACCGCCGCCCGTTCCAGCCGCCCGCGCAAGGCAGCGGGTTAGGCGCATACTATATTCGCTGGTGGGCCGGGACGGGCACCTTCGGCGAGGATTGGGAGACGAAACCGCGCGATTGTGACGGCGTCCTGCTGACGCCGGGCGGGGATTGCTACCATCCGATCGGCATCGCGCAGTACGCCCTGCACGCGCACGACCGCGCGCGCGCGGAGGGCGGCGAAGCGATCGTTCGGAGTTTTCTCGCGCAGGCGCGCTGGCTTCGCGACAATCAACAACGTCGCGGCGGCGTGTGCGGGTGTTATCCATTTGCCTTTCCGTGGCACAAATACGGCGCGGCAGCGGGCTGGATCTCGGCGATGGCGCAGGGCGAGGCGATCTCGGCGCTGCTGCGCGCCGAAGCGATGCAGCCGGGCATTGGATTCATCGAGGCCGCCGTGCGCGCCGTCGAGCCGTTTCGCCGGTCGATCTCCGAAGGCGGCGTCGTCTGGCGCGACCGCGACGGCACGTTTCTCGAAGAGGTCGCGGTTTCGAGCGGCGCGCACATTTTGAACGGCTGCATTTTTGCGCTGTGGGGCCTCTACGATCTGCAGCGCGTGGCGCCGCAAGCCTGGATCGGCACGCTCTTCGACGAAGTGCGCGAAACGCTCGAGCGGTGGCTTCCGCAGTACGATCTCGGATGGTGGAGCACCTACAGTCTCTTCCGTACGCGCGATGGCCGTCCGCACTTGGCAACGTTAAAGTATCACGCCTTTCACGTTAGCCAACTGCGCGTGCTTGCCAGTATGACGGGTTCGAAGACGTTTCTCGAGACCGCCGATCGGTGGGAAGGCTATATCGACCGCACGTCGTGCCGGTTGCGCGTGCTCTCGCTGATGGCGCGCAACATCGCCGGTCGTGCGCTGTTGCGCGACGACGGCGTCGCCGGCGGATCGGGCCGCGCGCGTGCCTAA
- a CDS encoding O-antigen ligase family protein: MPKYALAIAFTLACAAAYVLLTRGEVAIAVLCAISPALLAAALLRPILFPYAAYAILVPLDTLLSTGSDGTIPKVLGMLSGIALVIYVIRRQAFVVPSRANLASIAFTIAFAASLLWTISPDSGHINLQTLAELVLVYTCVCIVPIDRFDLKTILGAIVLGGVGVAIYGIWMFRHANPTGFDAQAVRLFFRSGGQTLDINTYADAMLLPIGIALWAWLVETSTIKRVAIIAALGVMTYAVLLAASRDALIAIGILLLYVAWRSPLRKRLWPFAALAIAGSLLHTDVWKRFGEAQATGGAGRLSIWHVGVKAFEAHPFFGWGGGSFSDAYDRFYLSVYQNYNAGWDRASHNLLLHYGVEMGIVGTLLVAGVWLLQIRQARELEAYPALRELAIALTGVLLALAFASLFIDLYLAKILWLAFGVVGQARSYALCNALQYVPAARKTRWAAPMPIASRAGAR; the protein is encoded by the coding sequence GTGCCTAAGTACGCCCTTGCGATCGCGTTTACCCTGGCGTGCGCGGCGGCGTACGTGCTCCTGACGCGCGGCGAGGTCGCGATCGCCGTGTTATGCGCGATCTCACCCGCATTGCTGGCGGCGGCGCTGCTGCGGCCGATCCTCTTTCCCTACGCCGCCTACGCGATTCTCGTGCCGCTCGATACGCTGCTCTCCACCGGCTCCGATGGAACGATCCCCAAGGTGCTCGGCATGCTCAGCGGGATCGCCTTGGTGATCTACGTGATTCGTAGGCAGGCGTTCGTGGTTCCAAGCCGCGCGAATCTTGCGAGCATCGCCTTTACGATCGCCTTCGCCGCATCGCTGCTCTGGACGATCTCGCCCGATTCGGGGCACATCAACCTGCAAACGCTGGCGGAACTGGTCCTCGTTTATACGTGCGTTTGCATCGTGCCGATCGACCGTTTCGATCTCAAGACGATTCTCGGCGCGATCGTCCTCGGGGGCGTCGGCGTCGCGATCTACGGCATCTGGATGTTTCGGCACGCCAATCCCACCGGCTTCGACGCACAAGCCGTGCGGCTGTTCTTTCGAAGCGGCGGACAAACGCTCGATATCAACACGTACGCCGATGCGATGCTGCTGCCGATCGGGATCGCGCTCTGGGCGTGGCTCGTGGAGACCTCAACGATCAAGCGCGTCGCGATCATCGCCGCGCTCGGCGTCATGACCTATGCGGTGCTGCTCGCCGCTTCCCGCGACGCACTGATCGCCATCGGAATTTTGCTGCTCTACGTCGCCTGGCGCTCCCCGTTGCGCAAGCGCTTGTGGCCGTTTGCGGCGCTCGCGATCGCCGGCAGCCTTTTGCACACCGACGTGTGGAAGCGCTTTGGAGAAGCCCAGGCGACCGGCGGTGCCGGCCGGCTCTCGATCTGGCACGTCGGAGTAAAGGCCTTTGAAGCCCACCCGTTCTTCGGCTGGGGCGGCGGAAGCTTCTCGGACGCGTACGATCGTTTTTACTTGAGCGTCTACCAAAATTACAACGCCGGGTGGGACCGGGCTTCGCACAACCTGTTGCTGCACTACGGCGTCGAGATGGGGATCGTCGGTACGCTGCTGGTTGCCGGCGTTTGGCTATTGCAGATTCGCCAAGCGCGCGAACTGGAGGCCTACCCCGCGCTGCGCGAACTCGCCATCGCGCTGACCGGCGTGTTGCTGGCGCTTGCGTTTGCCTCGCTCTTTATCGATCTTTACCTCGCGAAGATCCTGTGGCTCGCGTTCGGCGTCGTCGGGCAGGCGCGATCCTACGCACTGTGCAACGCGCTCCAATACGTTCCGGCCGCGCGCAAAACGCGCTGGGCGGCCCCGATGCCGATCGCATCGCGAGCCGGCGCGCGATGA
- a CDS encoding glycosyltransferase family 4 protein, producing MQRAPIRSGRAQNALGGPDADRIASRRAMSKRVLVITQFFAPEPCAAAHRMRALCRALVEAGDDVTVLTGFPNFPQGRLALGDRGVWYRRETIEGVRVERVGSLVGAPIARRLVAWITLAVAMSLYVLAKCRRVDATIVSLPHVPLALPALLAAFASRCRLIVDVRDVFPDIAVAMGKWRKGGLLERAVGWIVDRLYARADTVVAVTETALDQIAARGVARSRLLLAPNGFDPVDVECRRAEPRLTFDLVFAGNLGLTTGVEVILAAAELLASESRFRFVVVGGGAQWPWLGTQIASRGLTNVEARGAVPRMAALQALADADVAIVALRPGIVESIPTKLFDAFSARTPVIACLDGEARRLLERNGAGIVVPPDDAEALVRAIRRIESDATLASTLTANAAALLSNHRNRLQIMRDLRTQIA from the coding sequence GTGCAACGCGCTCCAATACGTTCCGGCCGCGCGCAAAACGCGCTGGGCGGCCCCGATGCCGATCGCATCGCGAGCCGGCGCGCGATGAGCAAACGCGTTCTGGTCATCACGCAATTTTTCGCACCCGAACCGTGCGCGGCCGCGCATCGCATGCGCGCGCTCTGCCGGGCGCTCGTCGAGGCGGGCGACGATGTCACCGTGCTCACCGGATTTCCGAACTTTCCGCAGGGCCGGCTCGCGCTCGGCGACCGCGGCGTCTGGTATCGCCGAGAAACGATCGAGGGGGTGCGCGTGGAACGCGTCGGCTCGCTCGTCGGTGCCCCGATCGCGCGACGCTTGGTCGCGTGGATCACGCTTGCCGTCGCGATGTCGCTGTACGTTCTTGCAAAATGCCGGCGCGTCGACGCGACGATCGTCTCGCTACCGCACGTGCCGCTAGCGCTGCCGGCGTTGCTTGCGGCGTTCGCCAGCCGCTGCCGTTTGATCGTCGACGTGCGCGATGTCTTTCCCGATATCGCGGTTGCGATGGGAAAGTGGCGAAAAGGCGGCCTGCTCGAACGCGCGGTCGGCTGGATCGTCGATCGGTTGTACGCGCGAGCCGACACCGTGGTCGCGGTTACCGAAACCGCGCTCGATCAGATCGCGGCGCGCGGCGTCGCGCGATCGCGCCTGCTGCTCGCGCCCAACGGATTCGATCCCGTCGATGTCGAGTGCCGGCGCGCGGAGCCGCGGCTTACGTTCGACCTCGTCTTCGCAGGCAATCTCGGATTAACGACCGGCGTCGAGGTGATACTTGCAGCTGCCGAACTGCTCGCATCGGAGTCGCGCTTTCGGTTCGTCGTCGTGGGCGGCGGCGCGCAATGGCCGTGGCTCGGGACGCAGATTGCGAGTCGCGGCTTGACGAACGTGGAGGCGCGCGGCGCCGTGCCGCGGATGGCCGCGCTCCAAGCGCTGGCCGACGCCGACGTCGCGATCGTGGCGCTGCGGCCCGGAATCGTCGAGAGCATTCCGACGAAACTGTTCGATGCGTTCTCCGCGCGAACGCCGGTCATCGCCTGTCTCGACGGTGAAGCCCGCCGACTGCTCGAGCGCAACGGCGCCGGAATCGTCGTCCCGCCGGACGACGCGGAGGCGCTCGTACGCGCGATTCGCCGAATCGAGTCGGACGCAACGCTCGCATCGACCCTCACCGCAAACGCTGCGGCATTGTTGTCAAATCACCGTAACCGCCTGCAAATCATGCGCGACCTCCGTACCCAAATCGCGTAA